The Streptomyces sp. NBC_00569 genomic sequence TCGGGGACCCGGATCCCGAGCTGCGACGCCGCATCCAGCGCCGCGAACGCGAAAGAGTCCGTCGAGCAGAAAATCGCGGTCGGTCGCGGCTCCACCGCCAACAACGAACGGGCCATCTCCAACCCGCTCTCGTGATCGATGGGCCCTCGCCGCACGTACTCCTCCGGGAGATCCAGGCCACGTTCCCGGAGCGCGTCCCGCATGCCGTCCTCGCGCTCACGGCCATTGCTCACCGTGCGCGGGACCGACAGCATCGCGATCCTGTGGTGTCCCAGCTCGCCCAGGTGATGTGCGACCAGTGCACCGCCCGCTCGGTCCTCGCTCATGACGGTGTCCGCGCGCAGGTCCGAGAAGTCGCGACTGAGGAGCACCATCGGCATGTGACGTGCCGCCACCTGGGCCACTCCCGGGGAGTCGTCCGTCGCGGACATGAAGATCAGCCCGTCGACGATCGCCTCGTTCAGGACCTCCAGGGCGTCCGCGTCGTGCGTTTCCTCAGGGTCGCGGATGAGGGCCATCCGATAGCCGCGCGCCGCCGACCGCTCCTGGATCGCCGCGATCGCCGGCGGGTACAGGGGGCTCCTCAGGTCGGCCACGACCACGCCGAGCGCCTTCGCTCGACGCGTGACCAGCATCCGGGCCGCGGCATCGGGCCGGTATCCGAGCGCCTGCGCCGCGTCGATCACGCGTCGACGGGTCTTCTCCGTCACGGAGGGATGTCCGCGCAGCGCCCGGGACACCGTCGTCTGGGAAAGACCCAGCTGCCGTGCCAGGTCGACACTCGTCACCATGGTATGAGGATACGGCTCCACCTGCACGCCCCTGCAGCCCGCTCTCCGAAGTCGGTCTCACCGTGTGTTGTGGTCGGCGCGTGAGGCTGATGCGAACCATGCGGTGTGCGACAGGTGTCACCGACAGCCTCTCCGTCCCCGACGAGCTGCTTACCACCATGTGCACACCGGCAGTGCACTCACGTTCAGGTGGCCGGCGCCACTATGGGCCGGGAGACCGTGTTGAAGGCCGAGACTGAGGCACCCTCTTCCGGGGCCCTCGATGGCGGGACGTGCCCGAGTCGCCTGATCCCGCCCGGGTGTCCACGGACAGTGTGACGTCCGGGTGAGCGGACAGTTCGGATCTTGGTGGGCGGACAACTCATCTCCCGTTGCGGTATGACTTTTCGTCGCCCGGTTGGCGGGTCAGCCGTTCGGGGCGAGGGGCTCGACTCCCTGCCCGCTGGTGGCCTGCGTCAGTCGCAGCGAGGAGCCTTCGGTGAGCACGATGTGAGCGTGGTGCAGGAGCCGGTCGACGGCGGCGGTGGCCAAGGTCTTGGGCATGATCGAATCGAAGCCTGAGGGATGAAGGTTGCTCGTCACGATCACCGAGCGGCGCTCGTAGGCGGCATCGATCACGCGGTAGAACGCCTCGGCGGCGGCTTGCCCGCAGGGCAGCATGCGGGTTCGTCTCGTCGTTCTCGCAAGCGGCCCCCAGATCGGCGTGGACGTCATGGTCCGGCCCTCCGACCTCGCGGAAGCGGCGTCATGCGTCTGATGCATCACAGGCACGAACTTCTGGTGAAGTCCCTGGCCTATACGCCCCTCGAAGCGCATCCGCATGATGGCTGCCATCACTCCGTGACGTCGGTTATGACATCCATCGGCTCACGAAACTCTATGAGAGAGGCACCATGACAATGTCGTCCAGCGCCACAGTGTCGGATCTCGAAACCTCTGACGCCGAGCTGGTGGGCCGCGCCACCGGCCTGGTCCCGCTGATCCGTGAGTACGCCGCGCAAGGTTCCGAGGCGCGGCGAGTGGTCCCCGAGGTGGTCAAGGCGCTGGAGGACGCGGACATCTTCCGTCTGCTCGTGCCCAAGCGGTACGGCGGCCACGGGACGACGCTGCGCACCGCCGTCGACGCCGTGGCCGAGGTGGCCCGTGGTGATGGTTCGACCGGATGGATCGCCGCGCTGATGACCGTCGCCACGGGATTCGCCTCGACTGCCTCCGCTCAGGCACAGGAGGAGATCTTCGGTGCGCATCCGAAGGCGAAGCTGTGCGGCATCTTCTCCCTGGGAGGCAAGTCGGAGCGGGTCGACGGCGGCTACCTGATCAGTGGCCGCTGGCCTTACGCCTCGGGTTCCTTCGCTGCCGACTGGGGGAGCCTGGGAATCTCCCTCGAGAGCGGCGAGGCCGCGATGGCGTTGGTCCCGGCGGAAACATGGACGATCGAGCCGACCTGGTTCGTCACCGGGATGAAGGGCACGGGCAGCGACACCATCGTGATCGAAGACCACTTCGTTCCCGATCACCGGATTCATTCGGTCAAAGACCGCTCCGAGGAACGCTACCGAACGCCCCACCCTGATGACCGGATGGCTTCGATGGCCCTCAACGCGGTCGCCGCCGCCATTCTCGTCGCACCGCAGATCGGTCTGGGCCGGCACGCGCTGGAGATCACCCGGGCCAAGCTGCCCCACAAGCCGGTGGCCTACACCGGCTACCAGGAGGCAAGGCTCTCCCCCACCCACCAGATCGGCGTGGCGAACGCGGCCACCAAGCTGCACCTGGCCGAGCTGACGATGTACCGCATGTGCCTCGACCTCGACCGGGCCGCGGACGAACGCCGGCTGCCCGACCTGGAGACTCGCGCTCGGATCCGCAACGACACCGGCGTGGTCGCCGAACTGGTCAAGGACGCGATCGACCTGCTGCTGACCGCCAACGGTGCCGGCTCCTTCGCCGAGGTCAACGTGCTCAACCGCATCTGGCGGGACTCCGGGACCGCCGCCCGGCATGCCCTCGTCACCCCCGAGATCGGCAAGGAGGCCTACGGCCGACTGCTGCTCGGCAACGAAGAACCGACGATCGCGCTGTGAAGACAGCGACCATGCAGACGACCACATCTGTTCCCACCACGAAACAGAGCGGCCTGGCCGCCGACGCCACCGACTACCGACGCGTCCTCGGACACGTCCCGACCAGCGTGGCCGTCGTCACCGCAAGCGCCAGGTCCGGGCCCGTCGGGATGACCGTCGGCTCGTTCACCTCGGTCTCGCTGGACCCGCCACTCATCGCCTTCTTCGTCGACCGGTCCTCCAGCACGTGGCCGCGCCTGTACGAGGCAAGCCACTTCGGCGTCAACATCCTCGGCCACAACCACAGCGAGCTGTGCAAGGCGTTCTCCCGGCGCGGCCAGGACCGCTTCCTCGACTTGGACTGGCATATGTCGGCTCGCGGCTTGCCTCTCCTGGACG encodes the following:
- a CDS encoding acyl-CoA dehydrogenase family protein, with the protein product MTMSSSATVSDLETSDAELVGRATGLVPLIREYAAQGSEARRVVPEVVKALEDADIFRLLVPKRYGGHGTTLRTAVDAVAEVARGDGSTGWIAALMTVATGFASTASAQAQEEIFGAHPKAKLCGIFSLGGKSERVDGGYLISGRWPYASGSFAADWGSLGISLESGEAAMALVPAETWTIEPTWFVTGMKGTGSDTIVIEDHFVPDHRIHSVKDRSEERYRTPHPDDRMASMALNAVAAAILVAPQIGLGRHALEITRAKLPHKPVAYTGYQEARLSPTHQIGVANAATKLHLAELTMYRMCLDLDRAADERRLPDLETRARIRNDTGVVAELVKDAIDLLLTANGAGSFAEVNVLNRIWRDSGTAARHALVTPEIGKEAYGRLLLGNEEPTIAL
- a CDS encoding LacI family DNA-binding transcriptional regulator, whose product is MVTSVDLARQLGLSQTTVSRALRGHPSVTEKTRRRVIDAAQALGYRPDAAARMLVTRRAKALGVVVADLRSPLYPPAIAAIQERSAARGYRMALIRDPEETHDADALEVLNEAIVDGLIFMSATDDSPGVAQVAARHMPMVLLSRDFSDLRADTVMSEDRAGGALVAHHLGELGHHRIAMLSVPRTVSNGREREDGMRDALRERGLDLPEEYVRRGPIDHESGLEMARSLLAVEPRPTAIFCSTDSFAFAALDAASQLGIRVPEELSVVGFDDSEPARWSMINLTTVHQPFTEMATKAVDVLIDRLEGRADSEFSQTVFPVRLIERGTTAAPA
- a CDS encoding flavin reductase family protein, with product MKTATMQTTTSVPTTKQSGLAADATDYRRVLGHVPTSVAVVTASARSGPVGMTVGSFTSVSLDPPLIAFFVDRSSSTWPRLYEASHFGVNILGHNHSELCKAFSRRGQDRFLDLDWHMSARGLPLLDEAIVTLECTRFKVDLIGDHYQVVGRVESLELRATDPPLIFLRGGFLDLSASGAASGRDEGDG